The segment CAGCCCTCGCAGACGATCCGCCAGCTCGGCATCCGCCTCAAGCTCAACCCGCTCAAGGAAGTCATCCGGGGCAAGCGCCTCGTCGTCGTCGACGACTCGATCGTCCGCGGCAACACCCAGCGCGCCCTCGTGAAGATGCTCCGCGAGGCCGGCGCGGCCGAGGTCCACATCCGGATCTCCTCGCCGCCGGTGAAGTGGCCGTGCTTCTTCGGCATCGACTTCGCCACCCGGGCCGAGCTGATCGCCAACGGCATGACGGTCGACGAGATCGCCACGTCGCTGGGCGCCGACTCGCTCTCGTACATCTCGCTCGACGCGATGATCGAGGCGACCACCATCCAGAAGCCCAACCTCTGCCGCGCCTGCTTCGACGGCGAGTACCCCATGGAGCTGCCCGACCCGCAGCTCCTGGGCAAGCAGCTCCTGGAGAACGAGCTCGCGGGCGGCACCGACGCCGCCGACGCGCTCCGCCGCCCGTAGGCCCGTGGGCCGGCCCTTCCCGGGCCGGCCCGGCTCCACCTGCGCCGAGCCCTGTCTTTGAGGCTTCTCCCGGGGCCCGGCACCACACGCAGCAACGACACGAAAGCTCTCGCCTGTCATGACTGAGAAGACCACCGGGGCCAGCTACGCAGCCGCCGGCGTCGACATCGAAGCGGGCGACCGCGCCGTCGAGCTGATGAAGGAGTGGGTGAAGAAGACGCAGCGCCCCGAGGTCCTGGGCGGCCTCGGCGGCTTCGCCGGCCTCTTCGACGCCTCCGCCCTCAAGCGCTACGAGCGCCCCCTGCTGGCCTCGGCCACGGACGGCGTCGGCACCAAGGTGGACATCGCCCGCCAGATGGGCGTGTACGACACCATCGGCCACGACCTGGTCGCCATGGTCATGGACGACATCGTCGTCTGCGGCGCCGAGCCGCTCTTCATGACGGACTACATCTGCGTCGGCAAGGTCCACCCCGAGCGCGTCGCGGCCATCGTCAAGGGCATCGCCGAGGGCTGCGTCCTCGCCGGCTGCGCCCTGGTCGGCGGCGAGACCGCCGAGCACCCCGGCCTGCTCGGCCCGGACGACTTCGACGTCGCGGGCGCCGGCACCGGCGTGGTCGAGTACGACCGCCTCCTCGGCGCCGATCGCATCCGTACGGGGGACGCCGTCATCGCGATGGCTTCGTCCGGCCTTCACTCGAACGGGTACTCGCTCGTCCGGCACGTCCTCTTCGACCGCGCCGGGATGTCCCTCGACCAGCACGTCGAGGAGTTCGGCCGGACCCTCGGCGAGGAGCTGCTGGAGCCGACCAAGATCTACTCGCTGGACTGCCTGGCCCTCACCCGTACGGCCGAGGTCCACGCGTACTCGCACATCACCGGCGGCGGCCTCGCCGCGAACCTGGCCCGGGTCATCCCCGACCACCTGCACGCCACGGTCGACCGCTCGACCTGGACCCCGGGTGCGGTCTTCGACCTGGTCGGCAAGGCCGGGAACGTGGAGCGGCTGGAGCTGGAGAAGACCCTGAACATGGGCGTCGGCATGATGGCCGTGGTCCCGCAGGAGTCGGTGGACGTGGCCCTGACCGCCCTGGCCGACCGGGGCGTCGAGGCCTGGGTCGCCGGCGAGATCCTCGACCGGGGCGACCACACCGAGGGTGCGACCCTGACCGGCGACTACGCGGTCTGAGCAGCGCGGAAACCCGGTCCGGGGCAAGGCCCTGGACCGGGTTTCGACGTTCTTGAGCTGTCAGCCGGCAGGAGCCGGCCTGTGCAGATGCCCGAAGCAGAGGTGCTGCGCGTCAGGCCCCACGACGGTGCGCCGTCGGACCGGACTCGTCGTCCTCGTCCTCGTCGTCATCGTTGTAGAGATCCGCGTACTTGGCGTACGGGTCGTCGTCGTCCAGATCGTCATCGACTTCGACCGGCGCGCTGATCAGCGGCTCTGTCGGCGATGCGCCCAGCTCATTGGCCAGACGCGTCAGGTCGGTCCCGCCGCTGTTGTACTTCAGCTGGCGGGCGACCTTTGTCTGCTTGGCCTTGGCCCGGCCGCGCCCCATGGCTCGACCCCCTCGGTGACGGGGCTCGACGGCCCCAGAGTCTGACACGCGTTCATGGTTCGGAGCGGGCTCTCCGTGGAGAGACCGTCCGTAGGGGTTTAACGGTACCTGCTTCCGCGGCCATACGGTACGCCGCCCGCATGACGTGCCTCTCCACAGAACCAGCGGGACACCCCGTACTCGCTGGTCAGCTGCGATTTTAACGCTTTCCTGGCCGCCGACCCGCCGAAGCGCAGTGAGTTCCGTCTCGCCGCGCTCCGGCGGGTCCCCGGCCGGGGTCAGGCGGGCGTCTGCCCGGACCCCGGCGGGGCTATGCCTTGCGGGCCGCCGCGCGCGCGGCGAGGGCGTCGGCCATCCGCTGCTCGGCGATCCGGTCGGCCGCGGCGGCCGGCGGGATGCCGTCTTTCTTCGCACGTGCGAATATCGCCAGCGTGGTGTCGAAGATCTTCGAGGCCTTGGCCTTGCACCGGTCGAAGTCGAAGCCGTGCAGCTCGTCGGCGACCTGGATCACGCCGCCCGCGTTGACCACGTAGTCCGGGGCGTAGAGGATCCCGCGGTCCGCGAGGTCCTTCTCCACGCCCGGGTGGGCCAGCTGGTTGTTGGCCGCGCCGCACACGACCGAGGCCGTGAGCACCGGGACGGAGGCGTCGTTCAGGGCGCCGCCGAGCGCGCAGGGGGCGTAGATGTCCATGCCCTCGGTGCGGATCAGCGCCTCGGTGTCGGCGACGGCCGAGACCCTGCCGCCGGGGTGCTTGTCGAGGATCTCGCGCACGGACTCCTCGCGGACGTCCGTGATCACGACCTCGGCCCCGTCCTCCAGGAGGTGCTCCACCAGGTGGCGGCCGACCTTGCCGACGCCCGCGACGCCGACCTTGCGGCCGCGCAGGGTCGGGTCGCCCCACAGGTGCTGGGCGCTGGCGCGCATGCCCTGGAAGACGCCGAACGCGGTGAGCACCGAGGAGTCGCCGGCGCCGCCGTTCTCGGGGGAGCGGCCGGTGGCCCAGCGGGTCTCGCGGGCGACGACGTCCATGTCGGCGACGTACGTGCCGACGTCGCAGGCGGTGACGTAGCGGCCGCCGAGGGACTCCACGAAGCGGCCGTAGGCCAGCAGCAGTTCCTCGCTCTTCAGGACGGCCGGGTCGCCGATGATCACGGCCTTGCCGCCGCCGAGGTCGAGACCGGCGAGGGCGTTCTTGTACGACATGCCGCGCGAGAGGTTCAGCGCGTCCCGGACGGCCTCCTCGTCCGAGGCGTACGCGTGGAAGCGCGTGCCGCCGAGGGCGGGGCCCAGGGCGGTGGAGTGGATGGCGATGACGGCCTTGAGTCCGGTGGCCCGGTCCTGGCACAGCACGACTTGCTCGTGGCCGCCCTGCTCACTGCGGAACAGGGTGTGCAGGACGCCGTCGGTCATTTCGGTCACGGTGGTGACTCCCATGGAAGAGATGCGGCGGAAAGACGCCCGCCCTGCGGGTGGGGGAGGGCGCGCTGGGAGCAGAGTAAGACCTGCGGCGGGCGCTGGTGGCCGTTGTCCGGGGATCGGAACGCCCCGGGGTCCGGCGCGGGTGCCGCCCCGGTCGCCGGACGGCCTTTCCCGTCCGCGAGTTGGAGGTGAACCGGGGCGCCAAAGCGGGGAGGACGAGGGGGTGAGCGAATCCCCCGACCTCCGGCCGCCGTCGGCGCGGCCCGCGCCGATGGTCCCGTACGCGTCCTACCTGAGGATCTACGAGCCCCTGGCCTCCTTTCCGGAGCCCGAGCGCACGCACTGGGCGGCGTATGCCCGGCGCGGCCCCGCGCCGACCGCGCAGGACGAACTGCGGCGGTCCCTGTCCGACTTGGTCCGGGTCCCGGTGGTCGGCGTGCCCGTGCACGAGAGCGGGGACGCCTTCACCGCCGAGCTGGACGGGGTGCTGCTGGTGTGCCCGTGGCGGACGCGGCTGCGCGGGTGGCTGGCCCTGGAGGAGCTGGTGGCGAGCTTCCCGGCGCCGGTGCTGGACGCGGCGCTGCCGCCGTCGGCCCGGCGCAGGGCCGCCGCGGAGTACGAGGCCTGGCGCGAGCGGAACCCCGACGCGCGGCCGTGGATCCGGACCGGGGTGTGGCAGGTGCCGCTGCGCTGGTTCGTGCTGGTGGCGGACGAGGAGCGGGAGTACCTGCCGGGGGAGCGGCTGCGGTACCGGACGCCGATGGTGCAGGCGCGGCGCCGGCTCGCGCGGGGGCTGCGGACGCTGCGCGAGGCGGAGGACCGGGGGCGGCCGGGGTACGGGCCGCTGGCCGAGGGGCTGGCGGAGGTCGGGCGCTGGCT is part of the Streptomyces katrae genome and harbors:
- the purM gene encoding phosphoribosylformylglycinamidine cyclo-ligase, with translation MTEKTTGASYAAAGVDIEAGDRAVELMKEWVKKTQRPEVLGGLGGFAGLFDASALKRYERPLLASATDGVGTKVDIARQMGVYDTIGHDLVAMVMDDIVVCGAEPLFMTDYICVGKVHPERVAAIVKGIAEGCVLAGCALVGGETAEHPGLLGPDDFDVAGAGTGVVEYDRLLGADRIRTGDAVIAMASSGLHSNGYSLVRHVLFDRAGMSLDQHVEEFGRTLGEELLEPTKIYSLDCLALTRTAEVHAYSHITGGGLAANLARVIPDHLHATVDRSTWTPGAVFDLVGKAGNVERLELEKTLNMGVGMMAVVPQESVDVALTALADRGVEAWVAGEILDRGDHTEGATLTGDYAV
- a CDS encoding DUF3073 domain-containing protein, which translates into the protein MGRGRAKAKQTKVARQLKYNSGGTDLTRLANELGASPTEPLISAPVEVDDDLDDDDPYAKYADLYNDDDEDEDDESGPTAHRRGA
- a CDS encoding Leu/Phe/Val dehydrogenase, whose amino-acid sequence is MTEMTDGVLHTLFRSEQGGHEQVVLCQDRATGLKAVIAIHSTALGPALGGTRFHAYASDEEAVRDALNLSRGMSYKNALAGLDLGGGKAVIIGDPAVLKSEELLLAYGRFVESLGGRYVTACDVGTYVADMDVVARETRWATGRSPENGGAGDSSVLTAFGVFQGMRASAQHLWGDPTLRGRKVGVAGVGKVGRHLVEHLLEDGAEVVITDVREESVREILDKHPGGRVSAVADTEALIRTEGMDIYAPCALGGALNDASVPVLTASVVCGAANNQLAHPGVEKDLADRGILYAPDYVVNAGGVIQVADELHGFDFDRCKAKASKIFDTTLAIFARAKKDGIPPAAAADRIAEQRMADALAARAAARKA